One window from the genome of Epinephelus moara isolate mb chromosome 21, YSFRI_EMoa_1.0, whole genome shotgun sequence encodes:
- the and3 gene encoding actinodin3: MQQQLQMSRMISQVSLLRALCYVLLMPGLLEATSLMKVKNPAVNIDSTKAHDFLTNSRPKRNIDPKWYRGAPDFQSYYRFYNSIGHIEGLYEIDRIRMLYQQMRHLELTYGPDASSYQSVMGVLTSTAAPTTTTQPPTTPAPTPDPLENAPRFYLCNPRDPLCKPKIVYLPTGAVPVLCDPRVNPACIPKTEVEIKAAAPPQPPPAPPAPKKSAPPPPPVPKAMEYDCDPYWDPDCLIDHPPRPIQETSAPEAPAEEKVEKEEVAIVEEIVPATPASKKPLHPYYDPYDFKRDLYDPFRYANPAPQ, translated from the exons ATGCAACAACAG TTGCAGATGTCGAGGATGATTTCACAGGTGTCCCTGTTGAGGGCGCTTTGCTATGTGCTGTTAATGCCAG GTTTGCTCGAAGCAACATCTTTAATGAAAGTAAAGAATCCTGCAG TTAACATTGACTCTACTAAGGCTCATGATTTCCTGACTAACTCGCGACCTAAGAGAAACATTGACCCAAAGTGGTACCGAGGCGCTCCTGATTTCCAGTCCTACTACCGCTTCTATAACAGTATTGGACACATTGAAGGA CTCTATGAGATCGACAGGATCAGGATGTTGTATCAGCAGATGCGTCATTTGGAGCTGACCTATGGCCCAGATGCCTCCAGTTACCAAAGTGTCATGGGTGTGCTCACAAGCACTGCAGCACCAACTACAACCACTCAGCCCCCCACCACCCCTGCTCCTACACCAGACCCTCTGGAGAACGCACCAAGGTTCTATCTGTGTAACCCCAGAGACCCACTGTGCAAACCTAAGATCGTCTACCTTCCGACAGGGGCTGTTCCAGTACTGTGTGACCCACGAGTCAACCCTGCCTGCATACCCAAAACAGAGGTGGAGATAAAAGCTGCTGCTCCTCCCCAAccacctccagctcctcctgctcccaAAAAATCtgccccacctcctcctcctgttcctaAAGCAATGGAGTACGACTGTGACCCATACTGGGACCCTGACTGCCTCATCGATCACCCTCCCCGCCCCATCCAGGAAACATCAGCACCAGAGGCACCTGCTGAGGAGAAAGTGGAGAAAGAAGAAGTAGCAATTGTTGAGGAAATTGTCCCTGCAACACCAGCCTCCAAGAAACCCCTCCACCCTTACTATGACCCTTATGATTTTAAACGGGACCTTTATGACCCCTTTCGTTATGCCAACCCAGCTCCACAGTAA